A single genomic interval of Rhodopseudomonas palustris harbors:
- the secE gene encoding preprotein translocase subunit SecE, with the protein MAFSPFKFLQEVRSETAKVTWPTRRETSITTIMVFVMVALASIFFFAADQVISVLIRLLLGV; encoded by the coding sequence ATGGCCTTCAGCCCGTTCAAATTCCTGCAGGAAGTGCGGAGCGAGACCGCCAAGGTGACCTGGCCGACCCGCCGCGAAACCTCGATCACCACGATCATGGTGTTCGTGATGGTGGCGCTGGCTTCGATCTTCTTTTTTGCCGCCGACCAGGTGATCAGCGTTCTGATCCGCCTGTTGCTCGGCGTTTGA
- the rplK gene encoding 50S ribosomal protein L11 → MAKKVTGYLKLQVPAGAANPSPPIGPALGQRGLNIMEFCKAFNAQTQKEEKNTPIPVVITIYADRSFTFEMKTPPMSYFLKQAAKIQSGSKLPGRDFAGKVTSAQVREIAEKKMKDLNCDTVESAMRMVEGSARSMGLRVEG, encoded by the coding sequence ATGGCAAAGAAAGTGACCGGATACCTGAAGTTGCAGGTGCCGGCCGGAGCGGCGAACCCGTCGCCTCCGATCGGTCCCGCGCTTGGTCAGCGCGGCCTCAACATCATGGAGTTCTGCAAGGCGTTCAACGCGCAGACCCAGAAGGAAGAGAAGAACACGCCGATTCCGGTGGTGATCACGATCTACGCCGATCGGTCGTTCACCTTCGAGATGAAGACCCCGCCGATGTCCTACTTCCTCAAGCAGGCGGCCAAGATCCAGTCCGGCTCCAAGCTGCCGGGCCGTGACTTCGCCGGCAAGGTGACCTCCGCCCAGGTGCGTGAGATTGCTGAGAAGAAGATGAAGGATCTCAATTGCGACACCGTCGAGTCGGCCATGCGCATGGTCGAGGGCTCTGCCCGTTCGATGGGCCTGCGGGTCGAGGGGTAA
- the nusG gene encoding transcription termination/antitermination protein NusG → MSMRWYIVHAYSNFEKKVAESIKEQAKQRGLEDLFEQVLVPTEKVTEVRRGRKVDAERKFFPGYVLVKMNLTDEAFHLIKNTPKVTGFLGAENKPMPISESEAMRILHQVQEGVERPKASVSFEIGENVRVADGPFASFSGVVEEIDEARSRVKVAVSIFGRATPVELEFGQVEKV, encoded by the coding sequence ATGAGCATGCGCTGGTATATCGTCCACGCCTATTCGAACTTCGAAAAGAAGGTCGCCGAATCGATCAAGGAGCAGGCCAAGCAACGCGGCCTGGAAGATCTGTTCGAGCAGGTGCTGGTCCCGACCGAGAAGGTCACCGAGGTGCGCCGCGGCCGCAAGGTCGATGCCGAGCGCAAGTTCTTCCCGGGCTACGTGCTGGTGAAGATGAACCTCACGGACGAGGCCTTCCACCTGATCAAGAACACCCCGAAGGTCACCGGCTTCCTCGGCGCCGAGAACAAGCCGATGCCGATCTCGGAGTCCGAAGCGATGCGCATCCTGCATCAGGTGCAGGAAGGCGTGGAGCGCCCGAAGGCGTCGGTGTCGTTCGAGATCGGCGAAAACGTCCGTGTCGCCGACGGCCCGTTCGCGTCGTTCTCCGGCGTGGTCGAGGAAATCGACGAGGCGCGTTCGCGCGTGAAGGTCGCGGTGTCGATCTTCGGCCGTGCGACCCCGGTCGAACTGGAATTCGGTCAGGTCGAAAAGGTCTGA